The following coding sequences are from one Lycium ferocissimum isolate CSIRO_LF1 chromosome 3, AGI_CSIRO_Lferr_CH_V1, whole genome shotgun sequence window:
- the LOC132050311 gene encoding organelle RRM domain-containing protein 6, chloroplastic isoform X1, with protein sequence MRKKKVGKRWVMLLSDPIILLCLDPNQELLWNLGHEARPIVILRIMATIVMFPGASLYVKSQLSLSPSKESKYLLPSQPLSQHFSSSLLIRRPIRYSQIVSCYPDQSSSPRTRLNLNPSTKLFVSGLSFRTTEESLRNAFNNFGELVEVNLMMDKIANRPRGFAFLRYATEEESHKAIEGMHGKFLDGRVIFVEVAKPRSELCQGPNHNSRQ encoded by the exons atgagaaagaaaaaagtggGGAAGAGGTGGGTAATGTTATTATCTGATCCCATCATTCTTCTGTGCTTGGACCCGAACCAGGAACTGCTTTGGAATCTGGGGCACGAGGCACGACCCATTGTTATTCTTAGAATAATGGCGACCATAGTAATGTTCCCCGGCGCTAGTCTGTATGTGAAGTCACAGCTATCATTGTCGCCTTCAAAAGAATCAAAGTATCTTCTTCCTTCTCAGCCACTAAGTCAACATTTCTCTTCTTCCTTATTAATTCGGCGACCAATTCGTTATTCTCAAATTGTATCTTGTTATCCTGATCAGTCTTCTTCGCCAAGGACTCGGTTGAACCTCAATCCCTCAACGAAGCTCTTTGTTAGCG GACTCTCATTTCGCACAACTGAAGAGAGCTTAAGAAACGCCTTCAACAACTTCGGGGAGCTCGTGGAAG TCAATTTGATGATGGACAAAATTGCCAACAGGCCAAGAGGATTTGCTTTCCTTCGCTATGCTACGGAGGAGGAATCACATAAAGCAATTGAGGGAATGCATGGCAAG TTTCTGGATGGTAGGGTTATTTTTGTAGAAGTCGCTAAGCCTAGATCTGAACTTTGCCAAGGCCCTAATCACAATAGCAGACAATGA
- the LOC132050311 gene encoding serine/arginine-rich splicing factor SR45a isoform X2, with protein sequence MRKKKVGKRWVMLLSDPIILLCLDPNQELLWNLGHEARPIVILRIMATIVMFPGASLYVKSQLSLSPSKESKYLLPSQPLSQHFSSSLLIRRPIRYSQIVSCYPDQSSSPRTRLNLNPSTKLFVSGLSFRTTEESLRNAFNNFGELVEVNLMMDKIANRPRGFAFLRYATEEESHKAIEGMHGKKKSIYVHSRWSSKFSELDMLSYIFWG encoded by the exons atgagaaagaaaaaagtggGGAAGAGGTGGGTAATGTTATTATCTGATCCCATCATTCTTCTGTGCTTGGACCCGAACCAGGAACTGCTTTGGAATCTGGGGCACGAGGCACGACCCATTGTTATTCTTAGAATAATGGCGACCATAGTAATGTTCCCCGGCGCTAGTCTGTATGTGAAGTCACAGCTATCATTGTCGCCTTCAAAAGAATCAAAGTATCTTCTTCCTTCTCAGCCACTAAGTCAACATTTCTCTTCTTCCTTATTAATTCGGCGACCAATTCGTTATTCTCAAATTGTATCTTGTTATCCTGATCAGTCTTCTTCGCCAAGGACTCGGTTGAACCTCAATCCCTCAACGAAGCTCTTTGTTAGCG GACTCTCATTTCGCACAACTGAAGAGAGCTTAAGAAACGCCTTCAACAACTTCGGGGAGCTCGTGGAAG TCAATTTGATGATGGACAAAATTGCCAACAGGCCAAGAGGATTTGCTTTCCTTCGCTATGCTACGGAGGAGGAATCACATAAAGCAATTGAGGGAATGCATGGCAAG AAAAAATCAATTTATGTCCATTCTAGATGGAGCAGTAAGTTCTCTGAGCTCGATATGCTTTCCTACATCTTTTGGGGTTGA
- the LOC132050312 gene encoding superoxide dismutase [Cu-Zn], chloroplastic-like isoform X2, giving the protein MFSALVAAMAAQTIISTAATHPFIFPIAAPNTTPSASLHSLLDVNVNVKSTTGQSLSLAAVTAPKLIASTKKAVAVLKGNSNVQGVVTFTQENDGPTTVKVRLTGLTPGLHGFHLHEYGDVTNGCMSTGAHFNPTSKTHGSPGDETRHAGDLGNIEANADGIAEATIVDNQIPLTGPNSVVGRALVVHELEDDLGKGVVGLTPIMK; this is encoded by the exons ATGTTTTCAGCTTTAGTGGCAGCCATGGCTGCACAAACTATCATCTCTACTGCTGCAACTCATCCTTTCATTTTCCCAATTGCTGCCCCAAACACCACACCTTCCGCTTCACTCCATTCTTTACTTGATGTCAATGTCAATGTCAAGTCTACTACTGGCCAATCACTGAGCCTCGCTGCAGTAACTGCCCCTAAACTAATTGCTTCAACCAAGAAGGCTGTTGCTGTTCTTAAGGGCAACTCTAATGTCCAAGGCGTTGTCACATTTACCCAAGAGAATGATG GTCCAACCACGGTGAAAGTTCGTTTAACAGGACTTACTCCCGGACTTCATGGGTTCCATCTA cacGAATACGGTGATGTTACAAATGGTTGTATGTCTACAG GAGCCCATTTCAATCCTACCAGCAAAACACATGGATCTCCTGGAGATGAAACCCGTCATGCGGGTGACCTGGGAAACATAGAGGCTAATGCTGATG GCATAGCTGAAGCAACAATTGTAGACAACCAG aTACCATTGACTGGTCCAAATTCAGTTGTTGGAAGAGCGCTCGTGGTTCATGAGCTTGAGGATGACCTTGGAAAGG GTGTGGTTGGTTTGACTCCAATTATGAAGTAA
- the LOC132050312 gene encoding superoxide dismutase [Cu-Zn], chloroplastic-like isoform X1 has translation MFSALVAAMAAQTIISTAATHPFIFPIAAPNTTPSASLHSLLDVNVNVKSTTGQSLSLAAVTAPKLIASTKKAVAVLKGNSNVQGVVTFTQENDGPTTVKVRLTGLTPGLHGFHLHEYGDVTNGCMSTGAHFNPTSKTHGSPGDETRHAGDLGNIEANADGIAEATIVDNQIPLTGPNSVVGRALVVHELEDDLGKGGQELSLTTGNAGGRLACGVVGLTPIMK, from the exons ATGTTTTCAGCTTTAGTGGCAGCCATGGCTGCACAAACTATCATCTCTACTGCTGCAACTCATCCTTTCATTTTCCCAATTGCTGCCCCAAACACCACACCTTCCGCTTCACTCCATTCTTTACTTGATGTCAATGTCAATGTCAAGTCTACTACTGGCCAATCACTGAGCCTCGCTGCAGTAACTGCCCCTAAACTAATTGCTTCAACCAAGAAGGCTGTTGCTGTTCTTAAGGGCAACTCTAATGTCCAAGGCGTTGTCACATTTACCCAAGAGAATGATG GTCCAACCACGGTGAAAGTTCGTTTAACAGGACTTACTCCCGGACTTCATGGGTTCCATCTA cacGAATACGGTGATGTTACAAATGGTTGTATGTCTACAG GAGCCCATTTCAATCCTACCAGCAAAACACATGGATCTCCTGGAGATGAAACCCGTCATGCGGGTGACCTGGGAAACATAGAGGCTAATGCTGATG GCATAGCTGAAGCAACAATTGTAGACAACCAG aTACCATTGACTGGTCCAAATTCAGTTGTTGGAAGAGCGCTCGTGGTTCATGAGCTTGAGGATGACCTTGGAAAGG GTGGCCAAGAACTCAGTCTTACTACTGGCAACGCCGGGGGACGATTGGCATGTG GTGTGGTTGGTTTGACTCCAATTATGAAGTAA